In a genomic window of Enterobacter asburiae:
- the cirA gene encoding catecholate siderophore receptor CirA has protein sequence MFRLNPVVRGGLCASAMSLALPVIAAESGDTMVVTASATEQNLKDAPASISVITQEDLQRKPVQNLKDVLRDVPGVQLTSEGDNRKGVSIRGLDSSYTLILIDGKRVNSRNAVFRHNDFDLNWVPVDAIERIEVVRGPMSSLYGSDALGGVVNIITKKIGQKWTGTLSADSTLQEHRDRGDTYNGQFYTSGPLVDGLLGLKAYGSLAKREKDGQQKSSTTASGETPRIEGFTSRDANVEFAWTPTENHDFTAGYGFDRQDRDSDSLDKNRLERQNYSLSHNGRWGVGNSELKVYGEKVDNKNPGNSNPITSESNAVDGKYVLPLGDINQLLTFGGEWRHDKLKDPVNLTGGSSSSTSTSQYALFLEDEWRIFEPLALTTGIRMDDHDTYGDHWSPRAYLVYNATDTVTVKGGWATAFKAPSLLQLSPDWVTGSCRGACEIVGNPDLKPETSESFEFGLYYSGEEGWLEGVQASVTTFQNNVDDRISISRTANAKQAQSYPNYVGLNADGEPIFRYYNVNKARIRGVETEVKFPLAEDWKVTLNYTYNDGRDISNGGNKPLSELPFHTANGTVDWKATQDWSFYVQGNYTGEKRALTSSAPTPGGYVIWNTGAAWQATKSVKLRAGVQNLLDKDLSRDDYSYTEDGRRYFVGVDYKF, from the coding sequence ATGTTTAGGTTGAATCCCGTCGTCAGGGGAGGACTATGCGCGTCCGCAATGTCCCTGGCACTGCCTGTCATCGCAGCGGAATCTGGCGACACAATGGTTGTAACGGCCTCCGCGACCGAGCAAAACCTGAAAGACGCACCGGCAAGTATCAGCGTGATTACCCAGGAAGATTTGCAGCGCAAACCCGTTCAGAACCTGAAAGATGTGTTACGGGATGTGCCGGGCGTACAGCTCACGAGCGAAGGGGACAACCGTAAAGGGGTAAGTATTCGCGGTCTGGACAGCAGCTACACGCTCATCCTGATCGACGGCAAGCGCGTAAACTCACGCAACGCGGTCTTCCGCCATAACGATTTCGACCTTAACTGGGTGCCAGTTGACGCCATCGAACGCATCGAAGTGGTCCGCGGACCGATGTCTTCTCTCTACGGCTCTGATGCTCTCGGCGGCGTGGTGAACATTATCACCAAAAAAATCGGCCAGAAGTGGACGGGCACCCTGAGCGCGGATTCTACCCTTCAGGAACACCGCGATCGTGGCGACACGTATAACGGTCAGTTTTATACCAGCGGTCCGCTGGTGGACGGCCTGCTGGGCCTGAAAGCCTACGGTAGCCTCGCGAAGCGTGAGAAAGACGGGCAGCAGAAATCCTCCACCACGGCGAGCGGTGAAACGCCGCGCATTGAGGGCTTCACCAGCCGTGATGCCAACGTGGAATTCGCCTGGACGCCAACAGAAAACCACGACTTCACTGCGGGCTACGGCTTTGACCGCCAGGATCGCGATTCAGACTCCCTCGACAAAAACCGCCTTGAGCGTCAGAACTACTCTCTCAGCCATAACGGCCGCTGGGGCGTCGGCAACAGCGAGCTGAAAGTTTACGGTGAGAAGGTGGATAACAAAAACCCGGGCAACAGCAATCCCATCACCTCCGAGAGCAACGCGGTAGACGGGAAATACGTGCTGCCGCTGGGCGATATTAATCAGCTGCTGACCTTTGGCGGCGAATGGCGTCACGATAAGCTGAAAGATCCGGTCAACCTGACGGGGGGCTCCAGCAGCAGTACGTCAACAAGCCAGTATGCGCTGTTCCTCGAAGACGAATGGCGTATCTTTGAGCCGCTGGCGCTGACCACCGGCATCCGTATGGATGACCATGATACCTACGGCGATCACTGGAGTCCGCGAGCCTATCTGGTCTATAACGCGACGGATACCGTGACGGTGAAAGGGGGCTGGGCAACCGCGTTTAAAGCGCCGTCGCTGCTGCAGCTGAGCCCGGACTGGGTCACCGGCTCGTGCCGCGGCGCCTGTGAGATTGTCGGTAACCCGGATCTGAAGCCGGAAACCAGCGAGAGCTTCGAGTTCGGTCTGTACTACAGCGGGGAAGAGGGCTGGTTAGAGGGCGTGCAGGCCAGTGTCACCACCTTCCAGAATAACGTGGATGACCGCATCAGCATCAGCCGTACGGCGAATGCAAAACAGGCGCAGAGCTACCCTAACTACGTTGGTCTGAACGCGGACGGCGAACCGATTTTCCGCTATTACAACGTCAACAAGGCGCGCATCCGTGGGGTGGAGACCGAAGTGAAGTTCCCGCTGGCGGAAGACTGGAAAGTGACGCTGAACTACACCTATAACGACGGTCGCGATATCAGCAACGGCGGCAACAAACCACTGTCCGAGCTGCCGTTCCATACGGCTAACGGGACCGTTGACTGGAAGGCGACGCAGGACTGGTCGTTCTATGTTCAGGGCAATTACACCGGCGAGAAGCGCGCGCTGACCAGCAGTGCACCAACGCCGGGTGGCTATGTCATCTGGAACACCGGCGCGGCGTGGCAGGCGACGAAAAGCGTGAAGCTGCGCGCGGGCGTGCAGAACCTGCTGGATAAAGACC
- a CDS encoding amino acid permease, which yields MVSETKTTEAPTLRRELKARHLTMIAIGGSIGTGLFVASGATISAAGPGGALFSYILIGLMVYFLMTSLGELAAYMPVSGSFSTYGQKYVEEGFGFALGWNYWYNWAVTIAVDLVAAQLVMTWWFPDTPGWIWSALFLAVIFLLNYISVRGFGEAEYWFSLIKVATVIIFIVVGVAMIVGIFKGAEPAGWSNWTIGDAPFAGGFSAMIGVAMIVGFSFQGTELIGIAAGESENPEKNIPRAVRQVFWRILLFYVFAILIISLIIPYTDPSLLRNDVKDISVSPFTLVFQHAGLLSAAAVMNAVILTAVLSAGNSGMYASTRMLYTLACDGKAPRIFSKLSRGGVPRNALYATTVIAGLCFLTSMFGNQTVYLWLLNTSGMTGFIAWLGIAISHYRFRRGYVMQGHDLNNLPYRSGFFPLGPIFAFILCLIITLGQNYEAFLADTIDWGAVTATYIGIPLFLVIWFGYKLTKGTRFVRYSEMDFPERFKQ from the coding sequence ATGGTTTCAGAAACTAAAACCACAGAAGCGCCCACGCTACGTCGTGAACTCAAGGCGCGTCACCTGACGATGATCGCCATTGGCGGCTCCATCGGTACAGGTCTTTTCGTTGCCTCTGGCGCAACGATTTCGGCAGCCGGCCCGGGTGGGGCATTATTCTCTTATATCCTGATTGGCCTGATGGTCTATTTCCTGATGACCAGTCTGGGCGAACTGGCAGCGTACATGCCGGTGTCAGGTTCGTTTTCGACCTACGGACAAAAATACGTTGAGGAAGGCTTCGGCTTCGCGCTGGGCTGGAACTACTGGTACAACTGGGCCGTCACTATCGCCGTTGACCTCGTTGCCGCACAGCTGGTGATGACCTGGTGGTTCCCGGACACGCCGGGCTGGATCTGGAGCGCCCTGTTCCTGGCCGTTATCTTCCTGCTGAACTACATCTCCGTGCGCGGTTTCGGCGAAGCGGAATACTGGTTCTCTTTGATCAAAGTGGCAACCGTCATCATCTTTATCGTCGTCGGTGTGGCGATGATCGTGGGGATTTTCAAAGGGGCTGAACCTGCGGGCTGGAGCAACTGGACGATAGGCGATGCGCCGTTTGCCGGGGGCTTCTCGGCGATGATTGGCGTGGCGATGATTGTCGGCTTCTCCTTCCAGGGAACGGAGCTGATTGGTATCGCGGCAGGTGAATCCGAAAACCCGGAGAAGAACATTCCGCGCGCGGTGCGTCAGGTGTTCTGGCGTATTCTGCTGTTCTACGTGTTCGCTATTTTGATTATCAGCCTGATCATTCCGTATACCGATCCAAGCCTGCTGCGTAATGACGTCAAAGACATCAGCGTCAGCCCTTTCACCCTGGTCTTCCAGCACGCTGGCCTGCTTTCTGCGGCGGCGGTAATGAACGCGGTAATCCTGACGGCGGTGCTGTCGGCGGGTAATTCCGGTATGTACGCGTCCACCCGTATGCTTTACACCCTGGCCTGCGACGGTAAAGCGCCGCGTATTTTCTCGAAACTGTCCCGCGGTGGCGTGCCGCGTAACGCGCTGTATGCCACCACGGTCATTGCGGGCCTCTGCTTCCTGACCTCTATGTTCGGCAACCAGACCGTGTACCTGTGGCTGCTTAATACCTCCGGCATGACGGGCTTTATCGCCTGGCTGGGCATTGCCATCAGCCACTACCGTTTCCGCCGTGGCTACGTTATGCAGGGTCACGACCTGAATAACCTCCCGTACCGTTCTGGCTTCTTCCCGCTGGGGCCGATTTTTGCCTTCATTCTGTGCCTGATTATTACCCTGGGACAGAACTATGAAGCTTTCCTTGCGGACACCATTGACTGGGGTGCCGTCACGGCCACCTATATTGGTATTCCGCTGTTCCTGGTCATCTGGTTCGGCTACAAACTGACGAAAGGAACCCGCTTCGTTCGCTACAGTGAAATGGATTTCCCGGAACGATTTAAACAATAA
- a CDS encoding LysR family transcriptional regulator, whose amino-acid sequence MHITLRQLEVFAEVLKSGSTTQASQMLALSQSAVSAALTDLEGQLGVQLFDRVGKRLVVNEHGRLLYPRALALLEQAIEIEQLFREDNGAIRVFASSTIGNYILPEVIARYRRDFPTLPLEMSVGNSQDVINAVIDFRVDIGLIEGPCHNVDIIAEPWLEDELVVFASPASSLLQGEVTLERLAQAQWILREQGSGTREIVDYLLLSHLPHFQLGMELGNSEAIKHAVRHGLGISCLSRRVIAEQLETGSLVEIPIPLPKLVRTLWCIHHRQKHLSSSLQRFLRYCEM is encoded by the coding sequence ATGCACATTACATTGCGTCAGCTGGAAGTGTTTGCCGAGGTGCTAAAAAGCGGCTCGACGACCCAGGCGTCACAAATGCTGGCGCTCTCGCAGTCTGCGGTCAGCGCGGCGTTGACCGATCTTGAAGGGCAGCTGGGCGTTCAGCTGTTCGACAGGGTAGGGAAGCGTCTGGTGGTCAACGAACATGGCCGCCTGCTTTACCCGCGCGCGCTGGCGCTGCTGGAGCAGGCTATCGAAATCGAACAGCTGTTCCGCGAAGACAACGGCGCGATCCGCGTGTTTGCCAGCAGCACCATCGGAAACTATATCCTGCCGGAAGTGATAGCGCGCTACCGTCGGGATTTCCCGACTCTGCCGCTGGAGATGAGCGTGGGCAACAGCCAGGACGTGATCAACGCGGTGATCGATTTCCGCGTGGATATCGGTCTTATCGAAGGCCCTTGCCATAACGTCGATATCATTGCCGAGCCCTGGCTGGAAGACGAGCTGGTGGTCTTTGCGTCTCCGGCCTCGTCGTTATTGCAGGGCGAGGTGACGCTGGAGCGGCTGGCGCAGGCGCAGTGGATCCTCCGAGAGCAGGGCTCCGGTACGCGTGAGATTGTCGACTACCTGCTGCTGTCGCATCTGCCGCATTTCCAGCTGGGAATGGAGCTGGGAAACTCAGAGGCAATCAAGCACGCGGTGCGTCATGGCCTGGGCATCAGTTGTCTTTCCCGGCGGGTGATTGCCGAACAGCTGGAGACCGGATCGCTCGTGGAAATTCCCATTCCGCTCCCGAAACTGGTGCGCACGCTATGGTGCATCCACCATCGTCAGAAACACCTTTCCAGCTCGTTGCAGCGTTTTCTGCGCTACTGCGAAATGTAA
- a CDS encoding YeiH family protein encodes MSEITLQHHRTVWHFVPGLALSAAVTAVALWGGSIPAIAGAGFSALTLAILLGMVVGNTVYPHIWKSCDGGVIFAKQHLLRLGIILYGFRLTFSQIADVGVSGIAIDVLTLTSTFLLACFIGQKIFGLDKQTSWLIGAGSSICGAAAVLATEPVVKAEASKVTVAVATVVIFGTLAIFLYPAMYPLVAHWFSPETYGIYIGSTMHEVAQVVAAGHAINPEAENAAVIAKMLRVMMLAPFLIFLAARVKQLAPAGGSEKSKITIPWFAILFIVVVIFNSFHLLPKAVVEMLVTLDTVLLAMAMAALGVTTHVSALKKAGAKPLLMALVLFIWLIVGGGAINLAVHSLMA; translated from the coding sequence ATGTCAGAAATCACCTTGCAACATCATCGTACAGTGTGGCACTTCGTGCCGGGTCTCGCGCTCAGCGCAGCAGTGACCGCCGTAGCATTATGGGGCGGTAGCATCCCGGCTATCGCAGGCGCAGGTTTTAGCGCGTTGACGCTGGCCATTTTGCTGGGCATGGTCGTGGGTAATACCGTTTACCCGCATATCTGGAAATCCTGCGACGGCGGCGTGATCTTTGCCAAACAGCACCTGCTGCGCCTCGGGATCATTCTTTACGGCTTCCGCCTCACCTTTTCGCAAATTGCGGACGTGGGTGTGAGCGGAATTGCCATCGACGTCCTGACCCTGACCAGCACCTTTTTACTGGCGTGCTTTATCGGTCAGAAGATCTTCGGCCTGGACAAGCAAACCAGCTGGCTGATCGGCGCAGGCAGCAGCATCTGCGGTGCGGCGGCAGTGCTCGCGACGGAGCCGGTCGTAAAAGCCGAAGCCAGTAAAGTAACGGTCGCCGTCGCGACGGTGGTTATCTTCGGTACGCTGGCGATCTTCCTTTACCCCGCGATGTATCCGCTGGTGGCGCACTGGTTTAGCCCGGAAACCTACGGCATCTATATCGGTTCGACCATGCACGAAGTAGCGCAGGTGGTGGCGGCAGGTCATGCCATCAATCCGGAAGCGGAAAATGCGGCGGTGATTGCCAAAATGCTGCGCGTGATGATGCTGGCGCCGTTCCTGATTTTCCTGGCCGCGCGAGTTAAACAGCTAGCCCCGGCTGGCGGCAGCGAGAAAAGCAAAATCACCATTCCGTGGTTTGCGATCCTGTTCATCGTGGTTGTCATCTTTAATTCCTTCCACCTGCTGCCGAAAGCGGTGGTGGAGATGCTGGTGACGCTGGATACGGTGCTGCTGGCGATGGCGATGGCGGCGCTAGGGGTGACCACCCACGTCAGCGCGCTGAAAAAAGCTGGTGCGAAGCCGCTGCTGATGGCGCTGGTGCTCTTCATCTGGCTGATTGTGGGCGGCGGTGCGATTAACCTCGCCGTACACAGCCTGATGGCATAA
- the nfo gene encoding deoxyribonuclease IV produces MKYVGAHVSAAGGLANAAIRAAEIEATAFALFTKNQRQWRAAPLTADVIDDFKAACEKYCYGPGQILPHDSYLINLGHPVQEALEKSREAFLDEVQRCEQLGLTLLNFHPGSHLMQIDEDACLARIAESINMTLDKTKGVTAVIENTAGQGSNLGFRFEHLAAIIDGVEDKSRVGVCIDTCHAFAAGYDLRTTEATKNTFDEFERIVGFKYLRGMHLNDAKSAFGSRVDRHHSLGEGNIGHDAFRFIMQDARFDGIPMVLETINPDIWAEEIAWLKAQQTAEQAA; encoded by the coding sequence ATGAAATATGTTGGAGCGCACGTCAGCGCTGCCGGTGGCCTTGCGAATGCCGCCATTCGCGCCGCCGAAATCGAGGCGACCGCTTTCGCCCTGTTCACCAAAAACCAGCGCCAGTGGCGCGCCGCGCCGCTCACCGCCGACGTGATTGACGACTTCAAAGCCGCCTGTGAGAAATACTGCTACGGGCCGGGCCAGATCCTTCCCCACGACAGCTATCTGATTAACCTCGGGCATCCGGTTCAGGAAGCGCTGGAAAAATCCCGAGAGGCGTTTCTCGATGAAGTGCAGCGCTGCGAACAGCTCGGGCTGACGCTGCTGAACTTCCATCCGGGTAGTCATCTGATGCAAATAGATGAAGACGCCTGTCTGGCGCGCATTGCCGAATCCATCAACATGACGCTGGATAAAACCAAAGGCGTGACGGCAGTGATTGAAAACACCGCCGGTCAGGGCAGCAACCTCGGCTTCAGGTTTGAGCATCTCGCGGCGATTATTGACGGCGTGGAAGATAAATCCCGCGTGGGCGTGTGCATTGATACCTGCCACGCGTTTGCAGCTGGCTACGACCTGCGCACCACCGAGGCGACGAAAAACACGTTTGATGAATTTGAGCGAATAGTCGGCTTTAAGTACCTGCGCGGGATGCACCTGAACGATGCGAAAAGCGCGTTCGGCAGCCGCGTTGACCGTCACCACAGCCTGGGTGAAGGCAATATCGGCCACGATGCGTTTCGCTTTATCATGCAGGACGCTCGCTTCGACGGTATTCCGATGGTGCTGGAAACCATCAATCCGGATATCTGGGCGGAAGAGATTGCCTGGCTGAAGGCCCAGCAAACCGCTGAACAGGCGGCATAA
- the fruA gene encoding PTS fructose transporter subunit IIBC, with translation MKTLLIIDSGLGQARAYMAKTLLGAAAQKAHLDIIDNPGDAELAIVLGDKIPADSALNGKKVWLGDINRAVAHPELFLSEAKGHATVYSAPVAAAPATASGPKRVVAVTACPTGVAHTFMAAEAIETEAKKRGWWVKVETRGSVGAGNAITPEEVAEADLVIVAADIEVDLAKFAGKPMYRTSTGLALKKTAQEFDKALAEAKPYQATGAAKTPTEGKKESAGAYRHLLTGVSYMLPMVVAGGLCIALSFAFGIEAFKEQGTLAAALMQIGGGSAFALMVPVLAGFIAFSIADRPGLTPGLIGGMLAVSTGSGFIGGIIAGFLAGYVAKLISSKLKLPQSMEALKPILIIPLISSLVVGLAMIYLIGKPVAGILAGLTHWLQTMGTANAVLLGAILGGMMCTDMGGPVNKAAYAFGVGLLSTQTYAPMAAIMAAGMVPPLALGLATIIARRKFDKAQQEGGKAALVLGLCFITEGAIPFAARDPMRVLPCCIVGGAVTGAISMAIGAKLMAPHGGLFVLLIPGAITPVLGYLLAIIAGTLVAGLSYAVLKRPEAEVVAKAA, from the coding sequence ATGAAAACGCTGCTGATCATTGACTCCGGTCTCGGACAGGCTCGCGCCTACATGGCGAAGACCCTGCTGGGCGCGGCGGCACAAAAAGCACACCTGGACATCATTGATAACCCAGGCGATGCAGAGCTGGCGATTGTCCTGGGCGATAAAATCCCCGCTGACAGCGCCCTGAACGGCAAAAAAGTGTGGCTGGGCGATATTAATCGCGCGGTGGCACACCCGGAACTGTTCCTGAGCGAAGCGAAAGGTCACGCGACCGTCTACAGCGCGCCGGTCGCGGCGGCTCCGGCTACGGCATCGGGGCCGAAACGCGTTGTTGCGGTCACGGCCTGCCCGACGGGCGTGGCGCACACCTTTATGGCGGCTGAAGCCATTGAAACCGAAGCGAAAAAACGCGGCTGGTGGGTGAAGGTTGAAACTCGTGGCTCCGTGGGTGCGGGCAATGCCATTACGCCGGAAGAGGTCGCTGAGGCCGATCTGGTGATTGTGGCGGCAGATATTGAAGTGGATCTGGCGAAGTTTGCCGGCAAGCCGATGTACCGCACCTCTACCGGCCTGGCGCTGAAAAAGACCGCGCAGGAATTTGATAAGGCACTGGCAGAAGCCAAACCGTATCAGGCCACTGGCGCAGCCAAAACCCCGACCGAAGGGAAAAAAGAGTCTGCGGGCGCATACCGTCACCTGCTGACCGGCGTCTCCTACATGCTGCCGATGGTGGTGGCTGGCGGCCTGTGTATTGCGCTCTCCTTCGCCTTCGGTATTGAAGCGTTTAAAGAGCAGGGCACGCTGGCGGCAGCGTTAATGCAGATTGGCGGCGGCTCCGCGTTCGCGCTGATGGTGCCGGTGCTGGCAGGCTTTATCGCCTTCTCTATTGCTGACCGTCCGGGTCTGACCCCGGGTCTTATCGGCGGTATGCTGGCGGTGAGCACCGGCTCTGGCTTTATCGGCGGTATCATCGCCGGTTTCCTCGCCGGTTACGTTGCGAAGCTGATTAGCTCGAAGCTGAAGCTGCCGCAGAGTATGGAAGCGCTGAAGCCAATTCTGATCATTCCGCTGATCTCCAGCCTGGTGGTCGGTCTGGCGATGATTTACCTGATTGGTAAGCCGGTTGCGGGCATCCTTGCGGGTCTGACCCACTGGCTGCAAACCATGGGTACGGCGAACGCGGTGCTGTTGGGCGCGATCCTCGGCGGCATGATGTGTACCGACATGGGTGGTCCGGTGAACAAAGCGGCGTACGCGTTTGGCGTTGGCCTGCTGAGTACCCAGACCTACGCGCCGATGGCGGCGATCATGGCGGCTGGTATGGTGCCACCGCTGGCGCTCGGCCTGGCGACGATTATTGCCCGTCGTAAGTTCGACAAAGCGCAGCAGGAAGGTGGCAAAGCGGCGCTGGTGCTGGGCCTATGCTTCATCACCGAAGGCGCGATTCCGTTCGCGGCGCGTGACCCGATGCGTGTTCTGCCGTGCTGTATCGTCGGCGGCGCGGTAACGGGTGCCATCTCCATGGCGATTGGCGCGAAGCTGATGGCTCCGCACGGCGGTCTGTTCGTCCTGCTGATCCCTGGCGCCATCACCCCGGTCCTGGGTTATCTGCTGGCGATTATTGCCGGTACGCTGGTGGCGGGTCTGTCTTACGCGGTGCTGAAACGTCCGGAAGCGGAAGTTGTGGCAAAAGCAGCTTAA
- the fruK gene encoding 1-phosphofructokinase produces MSRRVATITLNPAYDLVGFCPEIERGEVNLVRTTGLHAAGKGINVAKVLKDLGIDVTVGGFLGKDNQDGFQQLFSELGIANRFQVVQGRTRINVKLTEKDGEVTDLNFSGFEVTPADWERFVNDSLTWLGQFDMVCVSGSLPSGVSPEAFTDWMTRLRSQCPCIIFDSSRDALVAGLKASPWLVKPNRRELEIWAGRKLPELKDVIEAAHALREQGIAHVVISLGAEGALWVNASGEWIAKPPSMEVVSTVGAGDSMVGGLIYGLLMRESSEHTLRLATAVAALAVSQSNVGITDRTQLAAMMARVDLKPFN; encoded by the coding sequence ATGAGCAGACGTGTTGCGACTATTACGCTGAACCCGGCTTATGACCTGGTGGGGTTTTGCCCGGAAATTGAGCGCGGCGAAGTCAACCTCGTGCGTACCACTGGCCTGCATGCTGCGGGCAAAGGGATTAACGTCGCGAAAGTGCTCAAGGATCTCGGTATCGATGTCACCGTGGGCGGATTCCTGGGTAAAGATAACCAGGATGGTTTCCAGCAGCTGTTCAGCGAGCTGGGCATTGCCAACCGTTTCCAGGTTGTGCAGGGCCGTACCCGCATCAACGTTAAGCTGACGGAGAAAGACGGTGAAGTGACCGATCTGAACTTCTCTGGCTTCGAAGTGACGCCAGCTGACTGGGAGCGCTTTGTTAACGACTCCCTGACCTGGCTTGGTCAGTTCGACATGGTGTGCGTCAGCGGAAGCCTGCCGTCCGGCGTCAGCCCGGAAGCGTTTACCGACTGGATGACGCGCCTGCGCAGCCAGTGCCCGTGCATTATCTTCGACAGCAGCCGCGACGCGCTGGTTGCGGGTCTGAAAGCCTCTCCGTGGCTGGTGAAGCCAAATCGCCGCGAACTGGAGATCTGGGCAGGCCGTAAGCTGCCGGAATTAAAAGATGTGATTGAGGCTGCCCATGCGCTGCGCGAGCAGGGTATTGCTCACGTGGTGATCTCGCTGGGTGCAGAAGGGGCGTTGTGGGTTAACGCTTCAGGTGAATGGATTGCTAAACCGCCGTCAATGGAAGTTGTGAGCACCGTTGGCGCAGGGGATTCCATGGTTGGCGGCCTGATTTACGGCCTGCTGATGCGTGAATCCAGTGAACATACGTTACGTCTTGCCACCGCCGTTGCAGCCCTGGCCGTGAGCCAGAGCAATGTCGGTATTACCGATCGTACCCAGTTAGCCGCGATGATGGCGCGCGTTGACTTAAAACCTTTTAACTAA
- the fruB gene encoding fused PTS fructose transporter subunit IIA/HPr protein, which produces MFQLSVQDIHPGAQAGDKEEAIRQVAAALVQAGNVADGYVNGMLAREQQTSTFLGNGIAIPHGTTDTRDQVLKTGVKVYQFPQGVLWGDGQVAYVAIGIAASSDEHLGLLRQLTHVLSDDSVAEQLKSATTAEELRALLMGEKQSEALKLDNDTLTLDVVASDLVTLQALNAGRLKEAGAADAAFVTRVINDKPLNLGQGIWLNDSAEGNLRSAIAVSRAATAFDVEGETAAMLVTVAMNDEQPVSVLKRLGDLLLNNKAEKLLNADAATVLALLTSDDALTDDVLNAEFVVRNEHGLHARPGTMLVNTIKQFESEITVTNLDGSGKPANGRSLMKVVALGVKKGHRLRFTAQGADAEQALKAIGDAIAAGLGEGA; this is translated from the coding sequence ATGTTCCAGTTATCTGTTCAGGATATTCACCCGGGCGCTCAGGCCGGGGATAAAGAAGAGGCCATTCGTCAGGTTGCCGCTGCCCTTGTGCAGGCGGGTAACGTCGCGGACGGCTACGTAAACGGTATGCTGGCGCGCGAGCAGCAGACCTCCACCTTCCTCGGCAATGGCATTGCCATTCCGCACGGCACAACCGACACCCGCGACCAGGTGCTGAAAACCGGCGTGAAGGTTTATCAGTTCCCGCAGGGCGTACTCTGGGGCGACGGCCAGGTGGCTTATGTGGCTATCGGTATCGCGGCCAGTAGCGACGAACACTTAGGCCTGCTGCGTCAGCTGACGCATGTCCTGAGCGATGACTCCGTGGCGGAACAGCTGAAGTCTGCAACGACTGCTGAAGAGCTGCGTGCGTTGCTGATGGGCGAAAAACAGAGCGAAGCGCTGAAACTCGATAACGACACGCTGACGCTGGATGTTGTGGCCTCCGACCTGGTCACGCTGCAGGCGCTGAACGCGGGTCGCCTGAAAGAAGCGGGTGCCGCTGATGCCGCCTTTGTGACGCGCGTGATTAACGATAAACCGCTGAATCTTGGCCAGGGTATCTGGCTGAACGACAGCGCTGAGGGCAACCTGCGCAGCGCGATTGCAGTGAGCCGCGCGGCCACCGCGTTCGACGTTGAGGGTGAGACAGCAGCCATGCTGGTGACCGTGGCGATGAACGATGAGCAGCCGGTTTCGGTGCTGAAGCGTCTGGGCGATCTGCTGCTCAACAATAAAGCTGAAAAGCTGCTGAACGCCGATGCCGCGACCGTGCTGGCCCTGCTGACCAGTGACGACGCACTCACCGATGATGTGCTGAACGCCGAGTTCGTGGTGCGTAACGAACACGGCCTGCATGCCCGTCCGGGCACCATGCTGGTCAACACCATTAAACAATTTGAAAGCGAGATTACCGTGACCAACCTGGATGGTTCGGGCAAACCGGCCAACGGCCGTAGCCTGATGAAAGTCGTCGCGCTGGGCGTGAAGAAAGGCCATCGTCTGCGCTTCACCGCGCAGGGTGCAGATGCTGAACAGGCGCTGAAAGCGATTGGCGACGCCATCGCGGCGGGTCTGGGGGAGGGCGCATAA